The following are encoded together in the Salvelinus alpinus chromosome 37, SLU_Salpinus.1, whole genome shotgun sequence genome:
- the LOC139566093 gene encoding DEP domain-containing protein 7-like — translation MPTAVKPQQRRSNVTSFFTMAADLTPRFRRLNSQTRSLRENVQPGFSGPFHATQLWHNIIQALHTQVEVRRRRRHLCVHPDCFTGSDAVDAVLSYLMQNVFFCASEVSRLKAARLCQTLMEAKVFEAVGTKLFRRDKEATFEDTSCSLYRFQDCGSLPGSARKAGKDGDTENMAPEDLVRKRKKGSRLSELRTISNPLALGPSDRRVERLLKIINLQPSLPKAITKAPTTIFLSKTVVEEVWKQQTLLQLLQTVELPVLDCILASPTRGAQPRPQAAALQLLQSHHQDLVISNTCLDRELPQTLNLPELDAWLVAAADCLELFPDQLIVLAGEHLLQQGSTTEGAERLSGQKKLLFDTMAKHYGGQERSPLLTGRYLDIHTAILDLLDCGKVDDAVRAYQLCLHLLEPAGRDELRRLLAFMAAAAHPDACRLHKQTDNRALISRTFLKAIVQNKELSRTQSERLLLFLMDNHTQLFKTPTSLIDAVRRTLQILQQGRDPNNIAMFTFCQQVSLQQYKDQCEVATLESLKQLIRDISLSKALSVKERRRLVKEFQKHHPIVFLQHFSSTF, via the exons atgccaaccgccgttaaacctcaaCAAAGAAGAAGCAACGTCACATCCTTTTTCACCATGGCGGCTGATTTAACTCCGAGGTTTAGACGATTGAACAGTCAAACACGGAGCCTTCGTGAAAATGTTCAACCAG GATTCTCTGGGCCCTTCCACGCTACACAGCTGTGGCACAACATCATCCAGGCGCTGCATACACAGGTGGAGGTGCGACGACGGCGGCGCCACCTGTGTGTGCACCCTGACTGCTTCACAGGCTCGGACGCAGTAGACGCTGTGCTCAGCTACTTGATGCAGAACGTCTTCTTCTGTGCCAGCGAGGTGTCACGCCTCAAGGCCGCCAGGCTCTGTCAGACGCTCATGGAGGCCAAGGTGTTTGAGGCGGTGGGCACCAAGCTGTTCCGCCGGGACAAGGAGGCCACTTTCGAGGACACGAGCTGCAGCCTCTACCGTTTCCAGGACTGCGGCTCGCTGCCCGGCTCAGCCAGGAAGGCTGGGAAGGATGGGGACACAGAGAACATGGCCCCCGAGGACTtagtgaggaagaggaagaaaggCTCTAG actgaGTGAGCTGAGGACCATCTCCAACCCCCTGGCGCTGGGCCCCTCAGACCGGAGGGTGGAGAGACTGCTGAAGATCATCAACCTGCAGCCCTCCCTCCCTAAAGCCATTACCAAAGCCCCCACCACCATCTTCCTTTCAAAGACAG tggtggaggaggtgtggaaGCAGCAGACGTTGCTTCAGCTGCTGCAGACGGTGGAGCTACCCGTGCTGGACTGCATCCTGGCGAGTCCGACCCGGGGGGCCCAGCCCCGCCCCCAGGCTGCCGCCCTGCAGCTGCTGCAGAGCCACCACCAGGACCTGGTCATCTCCAACACCTGCCTGGACCGTGAGCTGCCCCAGACCCTCAACCTTCCTGA GCTGGACGCATGGCTGGTGGCAGCCGCTGACTGCCTGGAGCTCTTCCCTGACCAGCTGATCGTGTTGGCGGGGGAGCACCTCCTCCAGCAGGGCAGTACCACAGAGGGGGCAGAGAGGCTGAGCGGCCAGAAGAAACTGCTGTTTGACACCATGGCCAAGCACTACGGAGGCCAGGAGAGGTCCCCGCTGCTCACCGGACGCTACCTGGACATCCACACGGCCATACTGGACCTGCTGG actGTGGGAAGGTGGATGATGCTGTTAGGGCCTATCAGCTGTGTCTGCATCTGCTGGAGCCTGCTGGGAGAGATGAGCTGAGGAGGCTCCTGGCCTTCATGGCCGCAGCAGCCCATCCGGATGCATGCCGTCTGCACAAACAG ACAGACAACAGGGCCCTGATCAGCAGGACATTTCTGAAGGCCATCGTGCAGAATAAAGAGCTATCTCGTACCCAGAGCGAGAGGCTGCTGCTGTTTCTGATGGACAACCACACTCAGCTCTTTAAG ACCCCCACATCGCTGATTGATGCTGTGAGGAGAACGCTGCAAATCCTGCAGCAAGGAAGAGATCCGAACAACATTGCGA TGTTTACGTTCTGCCAGCAGGTGTCGCTGCAGCAGTATAAGGATCAGTGCGAGGTGGCCACCCTGGAGAGCCTGAAGCAGCTGATCAGGGACATCAGCCTGAGCAAGGCCCTGTCTgtcaaggagaggaggaggctggtCAAGGAGTTCCAGAAGCACCATCCCATAGTCTTCCTCCAGCACTTCTCCTCCACTTTCTAG
- the LOC139566092 gene encoding SCY1-like protein 2 isoform X1: MESMLNKLKSTVTKVTADMTSAVMGNPVTREFEVGRHIASGGPGMCWRIYNGTKKSTKQEVAVFVFDKKMVDKYQKFDKDQIIESLKRGVQQLTRLRHPRLLTVQHPLEESRDCLAFCTEPVFASLSNVLGQWDNLPSPVPTDIKDYKLYDVETKYGLLQISEGLSFLHSGVKMVHGNLCLENVILNKSGAWKIMGFDFSISSTNPSDAELKYSCKEWEPNLPPLCLPNPEYLAPEYILSVSCDAASDMYSLGVVMHAVFNEGKPVFQVNKHDIFKSFSRQLDQLSRLSPTMLNKIPEEVREHVKMLLSVTPNVRPDADQMTKIPFFDDVGAVTLAYFDSLFQRDNLQKSQFYKNLPKVLPKLPKRVVVYRILPALTSEFVNPDMVPFVLPNVLLIAEECTKDEYVRLILPDLTPVFKQQEPVQASNMILLIFLQKMDLLLTKTPPEDIKNSVLPMVYRALEAPSIQIQELCLNIIPTFANLIEYPSMKNALIPRIKSACLQTSSLAVRVNSLVCLGKILEYLDKWYVIDEILPFLQQIPSREPAVLMGVLGIYKCTFSHKKLGIPKEHLAAKSLPHLVSLSIDNNLNLNQFNSFMAVIKDMLTRMEAEHKTKLEQLHSMQEQQRSMNINTSQTNQLEETKRTPSPGNQIDDVFGGSSGSAGVNGKANGNSASAPQLNRMSLTLEEKQRLAKEQEQAAKLRNQPALAPQSIKPATPSTQAKDLTSCLLNNMTSLGSLSLTSPPRPGLIQGSTMSAYPSTTPMGSLVSNGYNPTMGFQTGGLGMRPPGPGLYGGMATTTSTPNFGALTHNQGSTNTPDMSALDSLFTSNKPKVSLNQMAPPKPTPETTATPWLNQFGSAQPSQTAPMQGAPLAMGGVTSGFGMQANPFFSPQNFSQPTAAPGMNAGGGLRHSSSVNNDLKDLFG, encoded by the exons ATGGAGTCCATGCTGAACAAGCTCAAGAGCACTGTCACCAAGGTGACGGCCGACATGACCAGCGCCGTCATGGGAAACCCGGTGACGCGTGAATTTGAAGTGGGCCGCCACATCGCCAGCGGCGGGCCCGGCATGTGCTGGAGGATCTACAACGGAACCAAGAAGTCAACCAAACAG GAGGtggctgtgtttgtgtttgataaGAAGATGGTGGATAAGTATCAGAAGTTTGACAAGGACCAGATCATTGAGTCTCTGAAGAGAGGTGTGCAGCAGCTCACCAGACTGCGTCACCCTCGTCTGCTCACTGTCCAGCACCCACTGGAAGAGTCGAG ggaCTGCCTGGCGTTCTGTACAGAGCCCGTGTTTGCCAGTCTGTCCAATGTGCTGGGTCAGTGGGACAACCTGCCCAGCCCCGTGCCCACAGACATCAAGGACTACAAGCTGTACGACGTGGAGACCAAGTATGGCCTGTTGCAG ATCTCGGAGGGCTTGTCATTCCTACACAGCGGGGTGAAGATGGTCCATGGGAACCTGTGTCTGGAGAACGTCATCCTCAACAAGAGCGGAGCCTGGAAGATCATGGGCTTTGACTTCAGCATCTCCTCCACCAACCCCTCCGATGCCGAG cTCAAGTATTCCTGTAAGGAGTGGGAGCCCAACCTGCCGCCGCTCTGCCTGCCCAACCCAGAGTATCTGGCCCCCGAGTACATCCTGTCGGTGAGCTGCGACGCCGCCTCAGACATGTACTCGCTGGGCGTGGTGATGCACGCCGTCTTCAACGAGGGCAAGCCCGTGTTCCAGGTCAACAAGCACGACATCTTCAAGAGCTTCAGCCGACAGCTGGACCAG CTCAGCAGACTGAGCCCCACCATGTTGAATAAGATTCCTGAGGAGGTGAGGGAGCACGTCAAGATGCTGCTGAGTGTCACGCCCAACGTCCGGCCTGATGCTGACCAGATGACCAAG ATCCCCTTCTTTGATGACGTTGGGGCGGTGACGCTGGCCTACTTTGACTCCCTCTTCCAGAGGGACAACCTGCAGAAGTCCCAGTTCTACAAAAACCTGCCCAAGGTCTTGCCCAAGCTACCCAAG AGAGTGGTGGTGTATCGTATCCTCCCAGCCCTCACCTCAGAGTTTGTGAACCCAGACATGGTGCCGTTCGTCCTGCCCAATGTGCTGCTGATCGCAGAGGAGTGTACCAAGGACGAGTACGTCAGACTCATCCTGCCGGACCTCACCCCTGTGTTCAAGCAGCAGGAGCCtgtccag GCAAGCAATATG ATCCTGCTGATCTTCCTGCAAAAGATGGACCTGCTGCTGACCAAGACCCCACCGGAGGACATTAAGAACAGCGTTCTGCCCATGGTCTACAGAGCCCTGGAGGCCCCCTCCATCCAGATACAG gagctGTGTTTGAACATAATCCCTACCTTCGCCAACCTGATCGAGTATCCCTCCATGAAGAACGCACTCATCCCCCGCATCAAGTCTGCCTGTCTACAGACCTCCTCACTTGCA gtgagggtGAACTCCCTGGTGTGCCTGGGGAAGATTCTGGAGTACCTGGACAAATGGTACGTCATTGACGAGATCCTTCCCTTCCTGCAACAGATCCCCTCCAGAGAACCAGCCGTACTCATGGGGGTTCTAG GGATCTACAAGTGTACCTTCTCCCATAAGAAACTGGGCATCCCCAAAGAGCACCTAGCTGCCAAGAGTCTGCCTCACCTAGTCTCGCTCAGTATAGACAACAACCTCAACCTCAACCAG tttaACTCCTTCATGGCTGTGATCAAAGACATGCTGACTCGTATGGAGGCAGAACACAAGACCAAACTGGAGCAGCTACACAGCATGCAGGAACAACAGAG GAGTATGAATATTAATACCAGTCAGACCAACCAATTGGAAGAGACGAAGCGCACCCCCAGCCCTGGCAACCAG ATTGATGATGTCTTCGGAGGGAGTTCTGGGAGTGCAGGGGTTAATGGGAAAGCGAACGGAAACTCGGCATCAGCTCCCCAACTCAACAGA atgTCTTTGACTCTGGAGGAGAAACAGCGGTTAGCCAAGGAGCAGGAACAGGCAGCCAAACTAAGAAACCAGCCAGCACTAGCCCCCCAGAGTATCAAACCAGCTACTCCTTCTACCCAG GCCAAGGACCTGACCAGCTGCCTGCTGAACAATATGACATCCCTGGGCAGCCTGTCCCTCACCTCTCCCCCCAGACCAGGCCTCATCCAGGGCAGCACCATGTCAGCctacccctccaccacccccatGGGCTCTCTGGTCAGCAACGGCTACAACCCAACCATGGGCTTCCAGACAGGGGGTCTGGGCATGCGGCCCCCCGGCCCCGGCCTCTACGGAGGGATGGCCACCACCACCAGCACCCCTAACTTTGGTGCCCTGACCCACAACCAAGGGAGTACCAACACCCCTGACATGTCTGCCTTGGACTCCTTATTCACTTCCAACAAGCCCAAAGTCAGCCTCAACCAAATGGCTCCTCCCAAGCCCACCCCTGAGACCACCGCCACCCCCTGGCTTAATCAGTTTGGTTCAGCCCAGCCCAGTCAGACTGCCCCGATGCAGGGCGCGCCATTAGCCATGGGAGGGGTGACCAGCGGGTTCGGGATGCAGGCCAACCCTTTCTTCAGCCCGCAGAACTTCTCTCAGCCCACGGCCGCTCCCGGAATGAACGCGGGTGGTGGGCTCAGACACAGTTCGTCCGTCAACAACGACCTGAAAGACCTATTTGGCTGA
- the LOC139566092 gene encoding SCY1-like protein 2 isoform X2 yields the protein MESMLNKLKSTVTKVTADMTSAVMGNPVTREFEVGRHIASGGPGMCWRIYNGTKKSTKQEVAVFVFDKKMVDKYQKFDKDQIIESLKRGVQQLTRLRHPRLLTVQHPLEESRDCLAFCTEPVFASLSNVLGQWDNLPSPVPTDIKDYKLYDVETKYGLLQISEGLSFLHSGVKMVHGNLCLENVILNKSGAWKIMGFDFSISSTNPSDAELKYSCKEWEPNLPPLCLPNPEYLAPEYILSVSCDAASDMYSLGVVMHAVFNEGKPVFQVNKHDIFKSFSRQLDQLSRLSPTMLNKIPEEVREHVKMLLSVTPNVRPDADQMTKIPFFDDVGAVTLAYFDSLFQRDNLQKSQFYKNLPKVLPKLPKRVVVYRILPALTSEFVNPDMVPFVLPNVLLIAEECTKDEYVRLILPDLTPVFKQQEPVQILLIFLQKMDLLLTKTPPEDIKNSVLPMVYRALEAPSIQIQELCLNIIPTFANLIEYPSMKNALIPRIKSACLQTSSLAVRVNSLVCLGKILEYLDKWYVIDEILPFLQQIPSREPAVLMGVLGIYKCTFSHKKLGIPKEHLAAKSLPHLVSLSIDNNLNLNQFNSFMAVIKDMLTRMEAEHKTKLEQLHSMQEQQRSMNINTSQTNQLEETKRTPSPGNQIDDVFGGSSGSAGVNGKANGNSASAPQLNRMSLTLEEKQRLAKEQEQAAKLRNQPALAPQSIKPATPSTQAKDLTSCLLNNMTSLGSLSLTSPPRPGLIQGSTMSAYPSTTPMGSLVSNGYNPTMGFQTGGLGMRPPGPGLYGGMATTTSTPNFGALTHNQGSTNTPDMSALDSLFTSNKPKVSLNQMAPPKPTPETTATPWLNQFGSAQPSQTAPMQGAPLAMGGVTSGFGMQANPFFSPQNFSQPTAAPGMNAGGGLRHSSSVNNDLKDLFG from the exons ATGGAGTCCATGCTGAACAAGCTCAAGAGCACTGTCACCAAGGTGACGGCCGACATGACCAGCGCCGTCATGGGAAACCCGGTGACGCGTGAATTTGAAGTGGGCCGCCACATCGCCAGCGGCGGGCCCGGCATGTGCTGGAGGATCTACAACGGAACCAAGAAGTCAACCAAACAG GAGGtggctgtgtttgtgtttgataaGAAGATGGTGGATAAGTATCAGAAGTTTGACAAGGACCAGATCATTGAGTCTCTGAAGAGAGGTGTGCAGCAGCTCACCAGACTGCGTCACCCTCGTCTGCTCACTGTCCAGCACCCACTGGAAGAGTCGAG ggaCTGCCTGGCGTTCTGTACAGAGCCCGTGTTTGCCAGTCTGTCCAATGTGCTGGGTCAGTGGGACAACCTGCCCAGCCCCGTGCCCACAGACATCAAGGACTACAAGCTGTACGACGTGGAGACCAAGTATGGCCTGTTGCAG ATCTCGGAGGGCTTGTCATTCCTACACAGCGGGGTGAAGATGGTCCATGGGAACCTGTGTCTGGAGAACGTCATCCTCAACAAGAGCGGAGCCTGGAAGATCATGGGCTTTGACTTCAGCATCTCCTCCACCAACCCCTCCGATGCCGAG cTCAAGTATTCCTGTAAGGAGTGGGAGCCCAACCTGCCGCCGCTCTGCCTGCCCAACCCAGAGTATCTGGCCCCCGAGTACATCCTGTCGGTGAGCTGCGACGCCGCCTCAGACATGTACTCGCTGGGCGTGGTGATGCACGCCGTCTTCAACGAGGGCAAGCCCGTGTTCCAGGTCAACAAGCACGACATCTTCAAGAGCTTCAGCCGACAGCTGGACCAG CTCAGCAGACTGAGCCCCACCATGTTGAATAAGATTCCTGAGGAGGTGAGGGAGCACGTCAAGATGCTGCTGAGTGTCACGCCCAACGTCCGGCCTGATGCTGACCAGATGACCAAG ATCCCCTTCTTTGATGACGTTGGGGCGGTGACGCTGGCCTACTTTGACTCCCTCTTCCAGAGGGACAACCTGCAGAAGTCCCAGTTCTACAAAAACCTGCCCAAGGTCTTGCCCAAGCTACCCAAG AGAGTGGTGGTGTATCGTATCCTCCCAGCCCTCACCTCAGAGTTTGTGAACCCAGACATGGTGCCGTTCGTCCTGCCCAATGTGCTGCTGATCGCAGAGGAGTGTACCAAGGACGAGTACGTCAGACTCATCCTGCCGGACCTCACCCCTGTGTTCAAGCAGCAGGAGCCtgtccag ATCCTGCTGATCTTCCTGCAAAAGATGGACCTGCTGCTGACCAAGACCCCACCGGAGGACATTAAGAACAGCGTTCTGCCCATGGTCTACAGAGCCCTGGAGGCCCCCTCCATCCAGATACAG gagctGTGTTTGAACATAATCCCTACCTTCGCCAACCTGATCGAGTATCCCTCCATGAAGAACGCACTCATCCCCCGCATCAAGTCTGCCTGTCTACAGACCTCCTCACTTGCA gtgagggtGAACTCCCTGGTGTGCCTGGGGAAGATTCTGGAGTACCTGGACAAATGGTACGTCATTGACGAGATCCTTCCCTTCCTGCAACAGATCCCCTCCAGAGAACCAGCCGTACTCATGGGGGTTCTAG GGATCTACAAGTGTACCTTCTCCCATAAGAAACTGGGCATCCCCAAAGAGCACCTAGCTGCCAAGAGTCTGCCTCACCTAGTCTCGCTCAGTATAGACAACAACCTCAACCTCAACCAG tttaACTCCTTCATGGCTGTGATCAAAGACATGCTGACTCGTATGGAGGCAGAACACAAGACCAAACTGGAGCAGCTACACAGCATGCAGGAACAACAGAG GAGTATGAATATTAATACCAGTCAGACCAACCAATTGGAAGAGACGAAGCGCACCCCCAGCCCTGGCAACCAG ATTGATGATGTCTTCGGAGGGAGTTCTGGGAGTGCAGGGGTTAATGGGAAAGCGAACGGAAACTCGGCATCAGCTCCCCAACTCAACAGA atgTCTTTGACTCTGGAGGAGAAACAGCGGTTAGCCAAGGAGCAGGAACAGGCAGCCAAACTAAGAAACCAGCCAGCACTAGCCCCCCAGAGTATCAAACCAGCTACTCCTTCTACCCAG GCCAAGGACCTGACCAGCTGCCTGCTGAACAATATGACATCCCTGGGCAGCCTGTCCCTCACCTCTCCCCCCAGACCAGGCCTCATCCAGGGCAGCACCATGTCAGCctacccctccaccacccccatGGGCTCTCTGGTCAGCAACGGCTACAACCCAACCATGGGCTTCCAGACAGGGGGTCTGGGCATGCGGCCCCCCGGCCCCGGCCTCTACGGAGGGATGGCCACCACCACCAGCACCCCTAACTTTGGTGCCCTGACCCACAACCAAGGGAGTACCAACACCCCTGACATGTCTGCCTTGGACTCCTTATTCACTTCCAACAAGCCCAAAGTCAGCCTCAACCAAATGGCTCCTCCCAAGCCCACCCCTGAGACCACCGCCACCCCCTGGCTTAATCAGTTTGGTTCAGCCCAGCCCAGTCAGACTGCCCCGATGCAGGGCGCGCCATTAGCCATGGGAGGGGTGACCAGCGGGTTCGGGATGCAGGCCAACCCTTTCTTCAGCCCGCAGAACTTCTCTCAGCCCACGGCCGCTCCCGGAATGAACGCGGGTGGTGGGCTCAGACACAGTTCGTCCGTCAACAACGACCTGAAAGACCTATTTGGCTGA